The Arachis hypogaea cultivar Tifrunner chromosome 14, arahy.Tifrunner.gnm2.J5K5, whole genome shotgun sequence DNA window GGCAGCAGCGGTGGCCCTTCTCGGCGACCGGAGGCACAGCAGCCATGGCTGACGACGATTCAAGCTCCATCAATGGTGGCTTGGACCACAGGATCCCAGGCAGCAGTGGCGGAAGAAGGTCCCCCTTCGCGCATCCCCCTCTCTCTGTGCGCGAGAATGTGAAGGTGGCCGCGCGGCTCCTCTGCAACGACGGCGGCCACTCCCTCATTTGGCGCGGCGGCGACCAGGGACTGAGTGCGGCTCCCTCCTTCATGACCTCCTCTCTCTCGCCTGAGTTCTGACCAGCGACGGCGTCGTCTTCAATGGGCAGCAGCGGAGTTGGGAGAAGCAGCGGCGACAGCAACGCCGTCCTCCACCCCCGCGCGTGTGCTCTCGGTTCGTGGGTCACCAAGGACGGTGACGCGGCTCGAAGCCCCAGGGGCGGCAGCGACAAGGCGCGAGTTCGGCCCCTCTTCGACGCCTCTTCTCCGTGACGGTGGTAGCAGCGGAAATGGGTTCGACTGCGAGGCATGGTGGCACGGAGGCGAGGCAGCAGACGTGATCGACCGTGGCGGCAGCAACTCCTTCCCCTGGCCGGCGCGCTTCCTCCCTTATTTTCCCCATTTCTGTTTTCCCTTTCTGCTTGCCTTGATTTCTGGTTTCACCGTGGATTTGGGTGATAGGAGGGAAAGGGATAGTGACGGCTAAGGGTTAGGGATTAGGGTTTCACTTTTGAAACTTAGGGTTAGGGGCAATTCGGTAATTTCATATAAGAGTAGGGGTAATATAGTAATTGGaactcaaattaaatccaacactattcgtacttagaaaatactatttgctcatcaactttacaaattatttagtcaccaaaaaaaaaaaaaactttacaaattattttctaaaataacagtattaacatttaaaatattaattatttaatccaaatcatatagaaatccttattatttcacaactaccaactttataacttgaatatagaaaataatccaataattacaaaattggttaataatcataacttatctcaaatccaataaatcaaaacttgccttaattatctttaataaaatgatttccgaaattaaggctataaataactatatgatttgagacttgatcataataagacttttcaaaagttctgggtcttacacatgtgttgtttaaaattaattatttttaatagatttCGGTGTAGGTTGATGGAGTGAGTGTTGAGCTAAATAATAGAGTCAGATAGCAGAAATGCATGATAGAGTAATGGTTAAGTTGAACTGAATTAGTTAAGCTAGGTAGCTGAGTCTCTCAGTTAGATTAGTTACAAATTAGTTGTCATTAGACACAATAAATTGCCAGCTGTTAGTAACAAATTGTAAGTGTGTGTCTCAATTCAATTCACCTTTACCAAATTAGtgatgtaacgacccaacttccaatacgtcatgatcgtaccaaaagtaaggcgttactgacctgttttccttattaactatttactattaagcctttagttcgatatcgcgattcaattttagtaaaaataccagaaattttttgtttttattaattgaaatcatatagcaaacatcaccaagtaataataatcacatagttattaataatagtaatattatacaaaagaatttaaataaaattcaggtacaactcctatccctctgcataaaataaaaCCTTAAGCAGTaagggcgagggaattctatgaaagaaaCTCAAGTCATAACTTTAACTCGTAAATAAATTCTagaatcgcccgcagcttcaaactgaatcttcaaaacctgtgtcactgaaagggtggaagattttggggtgagaacaaaccacacgttctcagtagggaatggaaatgccgtaaaagtaatgaaataaaatgcaaataattaacatactcaagaAAACTATATTTCATCCTAAATCCAAAAgcctttttaaaagtttttcctagacagtatgaatgatcaaactgttccaagcataggttcattaagtctgcTGAACCAGTTTagcttttcatacttttctaaaccaaaaataTAAACCAAACACAGTCTTCAGTCCATCTCGTAattaaccacggccctaggcccaagcaACTTAATCAACAACCAAATCATTACAATCCAACCaattttcagtcacaaacacaagtaagaaggttcaaacacaaccaagcagttatatcaagtaaagcaattagcaattaaacataactattcacataggcaaaccaattataatatgcacacccaaacaatgtcatataaatgcatatgatgcatgcctgtcctactggtcatgagctcatgcgtcggttatgTTGCCAGACCCGACTCGGATAAGCGGGATTCAACCACCATCCTTATCCGTAGGTTCCACAAGCAAGCGGgactaaaccaccatccttgcccggaacacgcaagcgggatttaaaccaccgtccttgccaaataatttatcaatatgtgagcgggacaaaaccaccatTCTCACTGCAGGCGGGACAAAACTACCATCCCTGCATAACAGTTTACGCACTGAGCAAGCGGGACtataccaccatccttgccaggcctcatcatattctcaataaCATCCACAGTCAATCAGACTcaaaatcttatttcaaaaaaatcattctTGGCCCACTTTCAAATTACAAATGTATTCAgttcacatcttgccaagaacCACTTTTCTTAagtaaattttcttttcaaaattttcaaacaacTTCATAACCAAGCCAGATTCAAAATCTCTTCTGAAAGACTCATAATCACTCATTTTCAAATTATTCGCTtcatcactttgaaatcaagagtTATTAATCAACAACCTTGGCAAGGACTCAAGACTTTAGGGAAGAATAACCTGCCTCATTTCTTAAACTCTTCAGAAATTCTCGGAATCATAGTTGCTTAAGTTGAGATAAATTAAGGTAAAGATTTAAAATCAAAACCAAAGCATGTAAGCCAAGAGTTCTGAACcagtttcaaaatcaaaattgtttAAGTCCAAAAAAAACccaatttctttttattcttaaatcaGAAACTCTCCCAAAGGTACTTCTTTAACCAAACTTCAAAACATAGGCCCCTCCATATTTAAATCAATCAGGTAACATGAACTTTTATTAAACAGTTTAACTCAAAACAccaatttcttaataaatcaagaacCAATTCGTAGAACCTCTCAAGTCCAAATCTTTTTCTAAATCACATTTTAAAACAGaatctaaatttttatgaaaattcggCAGCATCTTTAAATTCGACAAGCATTTTAAATCCCGCTTGCGTGTTccgggcaaggatggtggtttagtcCCGCTTGCTTGTGGAACCTACGGATAAGGATGGTGGTTGAGTCCCGCTTATCCGAGTCGGGTCTGGCAAcataaccgacgcatgagctcatggccagtaggacaggcatgcatcatatgtatttatatgcatcatatgcatttatatggCCCAATCGATAGTGACGGCAACGCCTCTTCTTCGACACGGCTGGACGGCGACGCGACATGGCGCGGTGAGCGGCGGCAAGGTAGCAGCGtggtcttctctctcttctccttcctcaGCTCTCCCTCCATCCATGA harbors:
- the LOC112744194 gene encoding uncharacterized protein, giving the protein MPRSRTHFRCYHRHGEEASKRGRTRALSLPPLGLRAASPSLVTHEPRAHARGWRTALLSPLLLPTPLLPIEDDAVAGQNSGEREEVMKEGAALSPWSPPRQMREWPPSLQRSRAATFTFSRTERGGCAKGDLLPPLLPGILWSKPPLMELESSSAMAAVPPVAEKGHRCCRRKLPLELVSFGVAASCRYRNHYQGCRFMVQSLLLSYGLVRVMACHG